A stretch of Desulfotalea psychrophila LSv54 DNA encodes these proteins:
- a CDS encoding helix-turn-helix domain-containing protein, protein MESKNFLDFRKRLGRTQKELAALLGVSLGAVSSYEQNTRAVPPHIERHILYLISLKQHPNAPFEKCWKMLSCPKEQREHCPAWEFKSGTQCWLINGTICHGHKQKTWREKIEICYNCEVLQRVLRKTE, encoded by the coding sequence ATGGAAAGCAAAAATTTCTTAGATTTCCGGAAGAGATTAGGCAGGACCCAAAAAGAACTTGCCGCTCTCCTCGGCGTCTCCCTCGGGGCGGTAAGTAGCTACGAGCAGAACACACGAGCAGTTCCGCCCCATATAGAGCGGCATATTCTCTATCTTATCAGCCTGAAACAGCACCCCAACGCTCCCTTTGAAAAGTGCTGGAAGATGCTTTCCTGCCCCAAGGAACAAAGAGAACACTGTCCTGCCTGGGAATTTAAATCGGGAACCCAATGTTGGCTTATTAATGGCACCATCTGCCATGGCCATAAGCAAAAAACATGGCGGGAAAAGATAGAGATCTGCTATAATTGCGAGGTATTACAACGGGTGCTGCGGAAAACAGAGTAA
- a CDS encoding molybdenum cofactor guanylyltransferase produces MDQSHNKPVLVFKEERIDLCLEAMVMLQEMLLLENIDAYIFRGDRWQDVYALEAFHRADIVLTRLQDLPRDLNFCEVVVSSFAMDGELYFRVGDCDYLARDFWHLYEKLQRMYGPPPLVGCVLIGGKSSRMGQAKHLLQSRDGQTWLEKTVARLKPYVTEVVVAGAGDLPQSLMGLRRIADAGGIAGPLGGIVGACRAFPRNSWLLVACDMPLVSDMAIEWLLTHRALGRWAVVPMRESLAAGKTLGFKRVEPLFACYESQSGFLFERLVEEKTLQISAVAEDEKVHLLSIPPELELAWTNANTPEDVSSL; encoded by the coding sequence ATGGATCAATCCCATAATAAACCTGTTCTTGTCTTTAAAGAGGAGAGGATCGATCTTTGCCTGGAGGCAATGGTCATGCTTCAGGAGATGCTTCTTCTGGAAAATATTGATGCCTATATTTTCAGAGGGGATCGCTGGCAGGATGTCTATGCCCTTGAAGCCTTTCATCGGGCAGATATTGTCCTTACCCGTCTGCAGGACCTGCCCCGGGATCTTAACTTCTGTGAGGTGGTGGTCTCCTCCTTTGCCATGGATGGAGAACTCTATTTCCGAGTAGGAGACTGTGACTATTTAGCCCGGGATTTCTGGCATCTCTATGAAAAGTTACAGAGGATGTATGGGCCTCCTCCTCTGGTTGGCTGTGTCTTGATTGGCGGTAAAAGCTCTCGGATGGGACAGGCGAAACATCTTTTGCAATCAAGGGACGGACAGACCTGGCTTGAGAAAACCGTTGCAAGACTAAAACCTTATGTGACAGAGGTTGTTGTCGCCGGTGCGGGCGATCTTCCTCAGAGCCTTATGGGCTTGAGAAGAATTGCCGATGCGGGAGGTATTGCAGGCCCTCTCGGTGGCATTGTCGGGGCATGCCGAGCCTTCCCACGCAATTCTTGGCTCTTGGTGGCCTGTGATATGCCTCTTGTCTCTGATATGGCCATAGAGTGGTTGCTTACTCATCGGGCTCTGGGGCGTTGGGCTGTGGTTCCCATGCGTGAGAGTCTTGCTGCAGGAAAAACTTTGGGCTTTAAGCGGGTGGAGCCACTCTTTGCCTGTTATGAAAGTCAGAGTGGCTTTTTGTTTGAGAGACTGGTAGAAGAAAAAACCTTACAGATTAGTGCGGTTGCTGAGGACGAAAAAGTGCATCTGCTCTCTATTCCCCCTGAATTAGAACTGGCCTGGACAAATGCAAATACGCCTGAAGATGTAAGCTCTTTATGA
- the queA gene encoding tRNA preQ1(34) S-adenosylmethionine ribosyltransferase-isomerase QueA, which translates to MEKDLSREAYYYHLPEENIAQKPADKRDHSKLMVLNTSTGKVEHKIFNNVLEYINPGDMLIVNNTKVFPARLTGHKESGGKVEVFLLELPTYIRPGVSESIALIKSSRKPKVGSTLTINEALSCRVTEQLAGGKARLQLHYDKDVDVTEILAGIGEIPLPPYIKREEGTTPEDVTRYQTVYANVPGAVAAPTAGLHFTEELLQSLRENGIQFGEVTLHVGYGTFAPVRAENIVEHNIHEEFVSVGQETVDKIIATRKAGGKIWAVGTTTVRSLEFAAAQHGGQIAATEGWCALYIYPGFKFQVIDNLITNFHLPDSSLMFLVSALCRREKLLECYQMAIKEDYRFFSYGDAMAVISGE; encoded by the coding sequence ATGGAAAAAGATCTCAGTAGAGAAGCATATTACTACCATCTGCCAGAAGAAAACATTGCCCAAAAACCTGCCGACAAACGCGATCACTCAAAGTTGATGGTGCTCAACACCTCTACGGGAAAGGTCGAGCATAAAATTTTCAACAATGTTTTAGAGTACATAAACCCCGGAGACATGCTTATTGTCAACAACACCAAGGTCTTTCCTGCCCGCCTTACGGGACACAAGGAAAGCGGTGGAAAAGTAGAGGTTTTTCTCCTTGAACTGCCAACCTATATCCGCCCAGGTGTCTCTGAAAGCATCGCTCTTATCAAATCTTCACGAAAGCCGAAGGTGGGAAGCACATTAACAATAAATGAGGCCCTGAGCTGCCGGGTAACGGAGCAACTTGCCGGGGGCAAGGCACGGTTGCAGCTGCACTACGACAAAGATGTCGATGTTACAGAAATTTTGGCAGGGATCGGTGAAATCCCACTTCCTCCCTATATAAAAAGAGAAGAGGGCACAACCCCTGAAGACGTGACAAGGTATCAAACCGTTTACGCCAATGTGCCGGGCGCCGTAGCAGCACCCACCGCAGGCCTCCACTTCACCGAGGAGCTTCTGCAAAGTCTGCGAGAAAATGGCATTCAATTTGGCGAAGTAACCCTCCATGTGGGCTATGGCACCTTCGCCCCTGTTCGAGCTGAAAATATCGTAGAACACAATATCCATGAGGAGTTTGTCTCCGTGGGCCAAGAGACCGTGGACAAAATCATTGCAACCCGGAAGGCTGGTGGCAAAATTTGGGCCGTGGGCACCACAACAGTACGTTCACTGGAATTTGCCGCTGCCCAACACGGCGGGCAAATTGCCGCCACCGAAGGATGGTGTGCTCTCTATATCTATCCAGGGTTCAAGTTTCAGGTCATTGACAACCTCATCACCAACTTTCATCTGCCTGACTCGTCTCTTATGTTCCTGGTATCCGCACTTTGTCGCCGGGAAAAGCTACTGGAGTGCTATCAGATGGCAATCAAAGAAGATTATCGTTTTTTCTCCTATGGCGATGCCATGGCTGTTATCAGCGGCGAATAA
- a CDS encoding FmdB family zinc ribbon protein → MPVYEYECSKCEKVFEVQQRMSDDPLTECPECHGAVKKLMSVNSFQLKGGGWYADGYSSSTSTSGGGECKGCSSAS, encoded by the coding sequence ATGCCAGTTTATGAGTATGAGTGTAGTAAATGTGAGAAGGTCTTTGAGGTACAACAACGTATGAGTGATGATCCATTGACCGAGTGTCCTGAATGTCATGGCGCGGTGAAGAAATTGATGTCTGTGAACTCTTTTCAGCTCAAGGGCGGCGGTTGGTATGCCGATGGTTATTCTAGCTCTACCAGTACCTCGGGCGGTGGCGAATGTAAGGGATGTTCGTCGGCCTCTTGA
- a CDS encoding queuosine precursor transporter — protein sequence MNELMWVVMLLTNFSLILICYKIYGRMGLYLWIPISTIIANIQVLKLVEIMGVEATLGNIVYASSFLATDILSENHDRKDAKRAIGIGFLSLLSLTLLMQMALKFTPSANDFSQESLQTIFGLIPRIALASIVAYIISQSHDIWAFHWIKEKTKGKKLWLRNCLSTMVSQAIDTIVFIIIAFWGMYEWSVLVEIFWTTYLLKWVVAAADTPFLYLARWMKKEGHDCPDQAPGHAL from the coding sequence ATGAATGAGCTCATGTGGGTAGTAATGCTACTTACCAATTTTTCTCTAATCCTCATATGCTACAAGATCTATGGCAGAATGGGCCTCTACCTGTGGATCCCCATCTCCACCATTATTGCCAATATTCAGGTGCTCAAACTCGTTGAAATCATGGGCGTTGAGGCAACACTGGGTAATATTGTCTATGCATCCTCCTTTTTGGCCACGGATATTCTTTCGGAGAACCATGACAGAAAGGATGCCAAGAGGGCAATCGGGATAGGTTTTCTCTCCCTCTTATCCCTTACCCTCCTGATGCAAATGGCCCTGAAATTCACTCCCTCAGCCAACGACTTCAGCCAGGAGAGCCTGCAAACAATCTTTGGCCTAATCCCCCGCATCGCCTTGGCAAGTATTGTGGCCTATATCATCTCTCAGTCCCATGATATATGGGCCTTTCACTGGATAAAGGAAAAGACCAAGGGCAAAAAACTCTGGCTGAGAAATTGTCTCAGCACCATGGTCAGTCAGGCAATTGACACCATAGTCTTTATCATTATCGCCTTTTGGGGGATGTATGAGTGGAGTGTCCTTGTTGAAATTTTCTGGACAACCTATCTGCTCAAATGGGTAGTGGCAGCCGCTGACACACCCTTTCTCTACCTTGCCCGTTGGATGAAGAAGGAGGGGCATGATTGCCCTGACCAAGCTCCGGGGCACGCTCTCTAA
- a CDS encoding LolA family protein, producing MFKNRLLVSHQKVPRPTYSIPLIIFAFLFSLLFSTYACAEEIENKTEMLVAKRLQQRYDSMKSLSFNFYQHTTAGVGGRPKVGEGQARFLKSTRTAFMRWDYLAPEEQVLTSDGEFFSMYFKELRQMIVTPAKNLESDITYSFFTGKGTLKKDFFLYPADANIAAELVESEKRQIIKLVPKKTQSQVQDIHVWVNTNSLITRMQIRDHFGTITVLSLSDIEIDSIADTIESLKDFSFTPPVGTEIIKQ from the coding sequence ATGTTTAAAAATAGGCTGTTAGTCTCGCACCAGAAGGTACCGCGTCCGACATACTCCATCCCTCTCATCATCTTCGCATTTCTTTTCTCCCTCCTTTTCAGCACATATGCCTGCGCAGAAGAGATCGAGAACAAGACCGAGATGTTAGTGGCAAAACGGCTACAGCAACGTTACGATAGCATGAAAAGCCTCTCCTTCAACTTCTATCAGCACACCACGGCAGGTGTGGGTGGACGACCTAAAGTGGGCGAAGGTCAGGCTAGATTTCTTAAATCCACTCGAACAGCGTTTATGCGTTGGGACTACCTGGCTCCTGAAGAGCAGGTACTTACCAGCGATGGCGAATTTTTCAGCATGTATTTTAAAGAGCTGAGGCAGATGATTGTCACCCCTGCTAAAAACCTCGAATCAGATATCACCTACTCCTTTTTTACCGGCAAGGGCACCCTCAAGAAAGATTTTTTTCTCTACCCGGCAGACGCCAATATCGCAGCAGAGTTGGTGGAATCGGAGAAGAGACAAATCATCAAACTGGTACCTAAAAAAACACAATCTCAGGTACAGGATATCCATGTTTGGGTAAATACAAATTCGCTTATTACCAGAATGCAGATTCGTGATCACTTTGGAACAATCACCGTGCTCAGTCTCAGCGATATAGAAATTGACAGTATTGCCGATACGATTGAATCTTTAAAAGATTTTAGCTTTACTCCCCCTGTGGGCACTGAAATAATCAAACAGTGA
- the rpsA gene encoding 30S ribosomal protein S1 — MEESFADLFKAEETKKIVKLAPGQKLTATVVGISPDTIFLDVGGKSEGALNSSEMIDGEGNLTVEMGDKVEVYFLQGKGSGPLFTTKIGSGADISHLEEAWRSAIPVEGIVKAEIKGGFEISLGGKTRAFCPFSQMSLRRVADPAKEYVDTTMSFLISKIEESGRNIVVSARALEEAKRAEMRDELVATLAEGQTVEGVITSIRDFGAFVDIGAIDGLIPISEIGWSRVERVEEYFAVGQKVQAVVKSIDWEKDRISLSYKDTLTDPWIEAAKELVPGTILTGKVVRLAQFGAFVNIAEGIDGLIHISRLGSGRRINHPREAVEEGQEIEVKVESVDSDSKRISLAPSDFVSAEGEADKEEATFKEYAKKKKSSKESSNMGSLGQLLKAKMLAKKK, encoded by the coding sequence ATGGAAGAAAGTTTCGCAGACCTCTTTAAAGCCGAAGAAACCAAAAAAATAGTCAAACTAGCTCCTGGCCAAAAACTCACAGCAACTGTTGTTGGAATCAGCCCTGATACCATTTTCCTTGATGTTGGCGGAAAAAGTGAAGGCGCTCTCAATAGCTCTGAAATGATCGATGGCGAAGGTAATCTCACCGTTGAAATGGGTGACAAGGTTGAGGTCTATTTTCTACAGGGCAAGGGTTCCGGCCCACTGTTCACCACCAAGATAGGATCCGGCGCTGACATTAGCCACCTGGAAGAGGCGTGGCGCAGTGCGATTCCCGTCGAGGGAATTGTCAAGGCAGAGATCAAGGGCGGTTTTGAGATCAGCCTCGGCGGTAAGACTCGCGCGTTCTGTCCATTCTCCCAGATGTCGCTTCGACGTGTTGCCGATCCTGCTAAGGAGTACGTAGATACCACCATGTCCTTTTTGATCAGCAAAATCGAAGAGAGCGGTCGCAATATTGTGGTTTCAGCCCGCGCCCTTGAAGAGGCAAAACGCGCTGAAATGCGGGATGAGCTGGTGGCAACCTTGGCTGAAGGCCAAACCGTGGAGGGTGTTATTACCTCTATTCGTGATTTTGGTGCCTTTGTTGATATCGGTGCCATCGACGGACTTATCCCCATCTCCGAGATTGGTTGGAGCCGGGTCGAGCGAGTTGAAGAGTATTTCGCCGTGGGCCAGAAAGTGCAGGCCGTGGTCAAGAGCATTGATTGGGAGAAGGATCGCATCTCCCTCAGCTATAAAGACACCCTCACCGATCCTTGGATAGAGGCAGCAAAAGAGCTTGTTCCCGGCACCATCCTCACTGGCAAGGTAGTTCGCCTTGCCCAATTTGGTGCCTTTGTCAATATCGCCGAAGGTATTGATGGCCTTATCCATATCTCCAGACTTGGCAGTGGCCGTCGCATCAACCACCCCCGAGAGGCTGTTGAAGAGGGTCAGGAGATCGAGGTGAAGGTAGAGAGCGTTGACAGCGATAGCAAAAGAATCAGTCTTGCTCCATCTGACTTTGTCTCTGCCGAAGGCGAAGCCGATAAGGAAGAGGCTACCTTCAAGGAGTACGCCAAGAAGAAAAAGTCATCCAAGGAGAGCAGCAATATGGGTTCCCTTGGCCAACTCCTCAAGGCTAAGATGCTGGCAAAGAAGAAGTAA
- a CDS encoding tyrosine-protein phosphatase — MCRATKRRFIVGSILFACLSNSPAWAENEISTPLLPTANNFRDIAGISETHGGNGFVNDTRYKGLMRTGVFYRSSKLQELNSKDFNTISALGISLVIDLRSPYEISLAPDLPLPGASLVNHNIYAINPPVSPPIPGDSPPLIDSTTEMTKYFHDFYRKFITDYKQRAEFKLVLLDLINTPGAGLYHCTGGKDRTGWVSVILQSIAGVSDSTIMKDYLATNLYSEKYINEFLVKITDPNKKIAYRILAGVQEDFLQAALDQVVTSYGSMQAYLTQGLGLSQADIYLLRAKMVYYQTLPGQAQFSGNAARGATFLNALQNSPLSGQYSNYNYYLQAAIDAGTLAGVETRVGGQVHADAAAYLLRQPQLIDNALTTLASGQNLKFGEGKAWLSGVTENQEVSSRSGIASSDSRSSGLIVGGTHRFNENASAYVGASYISNKVESASADADIDNYLVVFGGRYALAKLETGPYMGVRFSAGALDYKSTRPLDYGLGTATGKTDGKTYSGRIDLGNIFDRGTFTITPQLGLLVAHINLDRFDEQGSELGLHVNGISETIPSLLAELRVDLNGRQFGNWLFQPSAVVGYERALDTSNVTSTGSLYGYPISQESAYDSRDLAKLGLGVSARNGNFSLQVGANVMAGENINSILGANINFSYTF; from the coding sequence ATGTGCAGGGCTACAAAAAGACGATTTATTGTTGGCTCAATACTATTTGCCTGTTTGTCCAATTCGCCAGCCTGGGCAGAAAATGAGATCTCGACCCCATTATTGCCAACAGCCAACAATTTTCGAGATATCGCCGGAATATCAGAGACACATGGCGGAAACGGATTTGTAAATGATACCAGATATAAAGGCCTTATGCGAACAGGGGTGTTTTATCGTTCCTCAAAGCTCCAGGAGCTCAACTCGAAAGATTTCAACACAATCTCTGCTCTTGGAATCTCGCTGGTTATCGATCTACGGAGTCCTTATGAGATTTCGCTGGCTCCTGACCTACCTTTACCTGGAGCCAGCTTAGTAAATCATAATATATACGCCATTAATCCTCCAGTCTCTCCGCCAATTCCTGGTGACTCCCCTCCGCTAATAGACTCCACAACAGAGATGACAAAATATTTCCACGATTTTTATCGGAAATTCATCACTGATTATAAGCAGCGTGCTGAATTTAAATTAGTTCTCCTGGATCTGATCAACACTCCAGGGGCCGGGCTATACCATTGTACCGGTGGCAAGGATCGAACGGGTTGGGTGAGTGTCATCCTGCAAAGTATTGCCGGCGTCTCCGATTCGACTATTATGAAGGATTATCTGGCTACCAATCTATATAGTGAAAAATATATAAATGAATTCCTGGTTAAGATCACGGATCCTAATAAAAAGATTGCCTACAGGATACTTGCTGGAGTGCAAGAAGATTTTTTACAGGCGGCACTTGATCAGGTGGTCACTTCCTATGGGTCGATGCAGGCGTATTTGACTCAGGGCTTGGGATTAAGCCAGGCTGATATTTATCTCCTCCGGGCCAAAATGGTTTACTACCAGACCCTACCCGGCCAAGCTCAGTTTTCCGGTAATGCTGCCCGAGGCGCAACTTTTCTCAACGCTTTACAGAACTCACCTCTTTCAGGGCAATACTCAAACTACAACTATTATCTACAGGCAGCTATTGATGCTGGCACCTTGGCTGGCGTAGAAACCAGAGTAGGTGGTCAGGTACATGCTGATGCAGCTGCATATCTCTTGCGCCAACCACAGTTAATCGATAATGCCTTAACAACCCTTGCCAGTGGCCAAAATCTCAAATTTGGTGAAGGCAAGGCATGGCTATCAGGTGTTACAGAAAACCAGGAGGTGTCAAGCCGTTCTGGCATAGCTAGCAGTGATAGCCGCAGCTCTGGTTTGATTGTTGGCGGGACACATCGTTTTAATGAAAATGCGAGCGCCTATGTAGGTGCAAGCTATATTTCAAACAAGGTCGAAAGTGCCAGCGCCGACGCTGATATCGACAACTATCTTGTCGTCTTTGGTGGACGTTATGCCTTAGCAAAACTTGAAACTGGTCCCTATATGGGGGTCAGGTTCAGTGCCGGCGCCCTTGATTATAAGAGCACCCGGCCCCTGGATTATGGCCTTGGCACGGCAACTGGTAAAACCGATGGCAAAACTTATAGTGGCCGTATTGACCTTGGTAATATTTTTGACAGAGGTACCTTTACGATCACACCGCAGCTTGGCCTGCTCGTCGCCCATATCAACCTTGACAGATTCGATGAACAGGGCAGTGAACTGGGCCTTCACGTCAATGGTATTTCCGAAACAATACCCAGTTTATTAGCTGAACTGCGCGTCGATCTCAATGGACGACAATTTGGTAATTGGCTGTTCCAGCCTTCCGCAGTGGTAGGCTATGAACGGGCATTAGACACCTCGAATGTAACTAGTACGGGTTCGCTTTACGGATATCCCATAAGCCAGGAGTCAGCCTATGACAGTCGTGATCTCGCCAAGCTTGGTCTTGGGGTAAGCGCACGGAATGGGAACTTCAGTCTACAAGTTGGGGCTAATGTCATGGCCGGAGAAAATATCAACAGCATCTTAGGTGCTAACATCAACTTTTCATATACCTTTTAG
- a CDS encoding tyrosine-protein phosphatase — MCRATKRRFIIGSILFACLSNSPAWAENEISTPYLTSASNFRDIAGISKNYGGTGFVNDTSHEGIMRTGVFYRSPKLFNLSSVDFNTISGLGLSLIIDLRTPKEIQDAPDMSFGINEVYHNIFGTQDTPHLSYITPEDVRVSFHNAYREYITEEGQRKVLKNIFLDLAKTPKAALYHCTGGKDRTGWVSAVLQSIAGVSDATIMNDYLATNLYMETAVNKFLKDYPESMWPILKLRLGVEASYLQAALEQVVTSYGSMQAYLLQGLDLTPADIYVLRAKMVYYQSLPGQAQFSGNAARGATFLNSLQNSPLSGQYSNYNYYLQAAIDAGTLSGVETRVGGQVHADAAAYLLRQPQLIDNALTTLASGQNLKFGEGKAWLSGLTENQEVSSRSGIASSDSRSSGLIVGGTHRFNENASAYAGASYISNKVESASADADIDNYLVVFGGRYALSKLETGPYMGVRFSAGALDYKSTRPLDYGLGTATGKTDGKTYSGRIDLGNIFERGTFTITPQLGLLVAHIDLDRFDEQGSELALKVNGISETIPSLLAELRVDLNGRQLGNWVFQPSAVIGYERALDTSNVTSTGSLYGISVSQESAYDSRDLAKLGLGISARNGNFSLQVGANLMAGENINSILGANINFLYTF, encoded by the coding sequence ATGTGCAGGGCTACAAAAAGACGATTTATTATTGGCTCAATACTATTTGCCTGTTTGTCCAATTCGCCAGCCTGGGCAGAAAATGAGATCTCGACGCCATACTTAACCAGTGCCAGTAACTTTCGAGACATTGCAGGAATATCAAAAAACTATGGTGGAACCGGTTTTGTAAATGATACCAGCCATGAAGGCATCATGAGAACAGGAGTATTTTATCGTTCTCCAAAGCTCTTTAACCTTAGCTCGGTCGATTTCAATACAATCTCTGGCCTTGGGCTTTCGCTCATTATCGATTTAAGAACTCCTAAAGAAATTCAAGACGCTCCAGACATGTCTTTTGGTATTAATGAAGTATATCATAATATCTTTGGTACCCAAGATACTCCCCATCTGTCCTACATTACCCCAGAAGATGTTAGGGTGAGCTTCCACAACGCTTATCGGGAATACATAACCGAGGAAGGCCAGAGAAAGGTATTGAAAAATATTTTTCTCGACTTGGCCAAAACTCCTAAGGCAGCCCTATACCATTGCACTGGTGGCAAGGATAGAACAGGTTGGGTGAGTGCCGTCCTGCAAAGTATTGCCGGCGTCTCAGATGCGACTATCATGAATGATTATCTCGCGACCAATCTATATATGGAGACAGCTGTTAATAAATTTCTAAAAGATTATCCTGAATCAATGTGGCCTATTCTTAAATTGCGTTTGGGAGTAGAAGCGAGCTATCTGCAGGCGGCACTTGAGCAGGTGGTCACTTCCTATGGGTCAATGCAAGCGTATTTGCTCCAGGGCTTGGATTTAACACCGGCTGATATCTATGTCCTCCGGGCCAAAATGGTTTACTACCAGAGCCTACCCGGCCAAGCTCAGTTTTCCGGTAATGCTGCTAGAGGCGCAACTTTTCTCAACAGTTTACAGAACTCACCTCTTTCAGGGCAATACTCAAACTACAACTATTATCTACAGGCAGCTATTGATGCTGGCACCTTGAGTGGCGTAGAAACCAGAGTAGGTGGTCAGGTGCATGCCGATGCAGCTGCATATCTCTTGCGCCAACCACAATTAATCGATAATGCCTTAACAACCCTTGCCAGTGGTCAAAATCTCAAATTCGGTGAAGGCAAGGCATGGCTATCAGGTCTTACAGAAAACCAGGAGGTGTCAAGCCGTTCTGGGATAGCAAGCAGTGATAGTCGCAGCTCTGGTTTGATTGTTGGCGGGACACATCGTTTTAATGAGAATGCGAGCGCCTATGCAGGTGCAAGCTATATTTCAAACAAGGTCGAAAGTGCCAGCGCCGACGCTGACATCGACAACTATCTTGTCGTCTTTGGTGGACGTTATGCCCTGTCAAAACTTGAAACGGGACCCTATATGGGGGTCAGGTTCAGTGCCGGCGCCCTTGATTATAAGAGTACCCGGCCCCTGGATTATGGCCTTGGCACGGCAACGGGTAAAACCGATGGCAAAACTTATAGTGGCCGTATTGACCTTGGTAATATTTTTGAGAGAGGTACCTTTACGATCACACCACAGCTTGGCCTGCTCGTCGCCCATATCGACCTTGACAGATTCGATGAGCAGGGGAGCGAACTGGCTCTTAAGGTCAATGGTATTTCCGAAACAATACCCAGTTTATTAGCCGAACTGCGCGTCGATCTCAATGGACGACAACTTGGCAATTGGGTCTTCCAGCCTTCCGCAGTGATAGGCTATGAACGGGCATTAGATACCTCGAATGTAACGAGTACGGGTTCACTTTACGGAATATCAGTAAGCCAGGAGTCAGCCTATGACAGTCGTGATCTCGCCAAGCTTGGTCTTGGAATAAGCGCACGAAATGGGAACTTCAGCCTACAAGTTGGTGCTAATCTAATGGCTGGAGAAAATATCAACAGCATCTTAGGTGCTAATATCAACTTTCTATATACCTTTTAG